The proteins below come from a single Biomphalaria glabrata chromosome 10, xgBioGlab47.1, whole genome shotgun sequence genomic window:
- the LOC129928723 gene encoding uncharacterized protein LOC129928723, whose protein sequence is MPRPKGRRMLEKLNKARNVMLSDKLRGNSSRSRSSLDPASEGQRGASRSKLDRLSINTDVPSDLDLQETEQLWTIANTNQLTDLMSDALCPNCFQSSLTIRVIKDENMGFASKLKLCCRSSSCGYTKSKFSSPRIQKSNCSNVAFEINTKMVLYSHEIGKGFTSLQTFSSVLGISGISQRAFKDHDNKITDCEVESGEDMLYRTANAIRQAYAETDDDIREAIERGENPLIDISVSYDGTWQKRGFTSLYGVGVCIDLLTGLVVDFDIRSKYCHACHIQKAESMNATDLAVWKEQHDCCTNHHKSSKSMEQDSAVILWNRSVAKYNFRYVEMLSDGDSSAFKAVLESKPYADKAVTKLDCINHAHKRMGTALRKLAKESHLGGRGVGRLTEKKCDSLQNFYRGAIIDNIPDVSKMRNAVWAGLYHSMSTDTEHHHRQCPLGENSWCWYQQAISLGQDPDSHSNHKASTFLSLEVAHKLIPIYRRMSDESLLQRMAHGGTQNNNESLNAMIWTRCPKTSFMGLGRVKGSVARAVSIFNAGANELINVMNKMHIDVSYVTLNNLKKVNDKRIIQSDTTSQEDYRKRRKTVSLTRFEKVREELAKDGNVYGAGAH, encoded by the exons atgcCTCGACCAAAGGGACGAAGAATGCTAGAGAAGCTCAATAAAGCCAGAAATGTTATGCTATCTGACAAGCTGCGTGGAAATTcctctaggtctaggtctagtttagatcCAGCATCAGAAGGACAACGTGGTGCATCCAGATCGAAATTAGACCGTCTTTCAATAAATACTGATGTTCCaagtgatctagatctacaagaaacAGAGCAATTATGGACTATTGCTAATACTAATCAGCTTACTGATTTGATGTCGGATGCATTATGCCCTAATTGTTTTCAGTCAAGTTTGACTATTAGAGTTATAAAAGATGAAAACATGGGGTTCGCATCAAAGTTGAAGTTatgttgtagatctagtagttgtGGATATACTAAATCAAAGTTTTCATCTCCAAGAATACAAAAAAGTAACTGTTCAAATGTTGCATTTGAAATAAACACCAAGATGGTTTTATACAGCCATGAGATAGGAAAGGGTTTCACTTCGCTGCAGACATTTAGCAGCGTCCTAGGAATTTCTGGAATCAGCCAGAGAGCCTTTAAAGACCATGATAATAAAATCACAG actGTGAAGTGGAATCTGGGGAAGACATGCTCTACCGCACAGCCAACGCCATACGTCAAGCTTATGCAGAGACGGATGATGACATTAGGGAAGCCATTGAACGAGGAGAAAACCCTTTGATTGACATTTCAGTCAGTTATGATGGGACCTGGCAAAAGCGAGGCTTTACATCGCTTTATGGTGTAGGTGTCTGCATCGATTTACTAACAGGTCTTGTTGTCGACTTCGATATTAGATCTAAGTACTGCCATGCATGCCACATACAGAAAGCTGAGAGCATGAACGCAACTGACCTCGCAGTTTGGAAAGAACAGCATGATTGCTGTACTAATCACCACAAATCCAGCAAGTCTATGGAACAGGACAGTGCTGTAATTCTGTGGAATCGTTCTGtggcaaaatataattttagataTGTGGAGATGCTGAGTGATGGAGATTCTTCTGCTTTTAAAGCTGTGCTTGAGTCTAAGCCATATGCTGATAAAGCTGTTACTAAACTTGACTGTATCAATCATGCCCATAAACGTATGGGGACAGCGCTTCGAAAACTTGCCAAAGAAAGCCATCTTGGTGGCAGAGGAGTTGGCaggttaacagaaaaaaaatgtgacagtTTGCAAAATTTTTATCGTGGTGCTATAATAGACAATATTCCAGATGTGTCCAAAATGAGGAATGCTGTTTGGGCAGGATTATACCACTCCATGTCTACAGATACTGAACACCATCATCGACAATGTCCATTAGGAGAAAATAGTTGGTGCTGGTACCAACAAGCGATTTCGTTGGGACAAGACCCTGACAGCCACTCTAATCATAAGGCATCAACATTTTTGTCTCTAGAGGTGGCTCACAAGCTAATTCCAATTTATCGAAGAATGTCAGATGAGTCCTTGCTTCAACGAATGGCTCATGGTGGTACTCAAAACAACAACGAAAGCCTTAATGCTATGATTTGGACGAGATGTCCTAAAACAAGTTTCATGGGACTTGGCAGAGTGAAAGGCAGTGTTGCTAGAGCTGTGTCAATATTTAATGCTGGCGCCAATGAATTAATTAACGTGATGAATAAGATGCATATTGATGTTTCTTATGtaacattaaataatttaaaaaaggtcaatgataaaagaattattcagtCTGACACTACTAGCCAAGAGgattatagaaaaagaagaaagactgTTTCTTTAACACGGTTTGAAAAAGTCAGAGAGGAATTGGCCAAAGATGGGAATGTATATGGTGCTGGTGCTCATTAG